In the Hordeum vulgare subsp. vulgare chromosome 7H, MorexV3_pseudomolecules_assembly, whole genome shotgun sequence genome, one interval contains:
- the LOC123410401 gene encoding TSL-kinase interacting protein 1-like, translating to MKAPQQHLKPTDTEANVKLGVNKMHCLKPGKYTHISPGNVGAKCTTGDDQSFTGSKIALKGGSSMEVPFLNLTNVSAQPPNYSGKMKLQFFPIDETIQKVLQQEKHNPYLELTLAPRKKMSSIVQHLNTKWGRSSCAKGDLMLFPYSARPDSIASSKRWTLNDSCTAADVYVAVGSPSTFRLRYGWFKPNLKQQISKTSLATTLSPEKTMGDKPSDPFKFPSRFASPSVECNTEQSVVDDNQSKVAPLSWMDCISNISFGALLSQAVPSQDSKQPPLQNSSIFQQPPLQNSSIFQQQIPATCDSFDAAIASLIARQQTGNQPKVSNPSPWDADETCHAFPPPRNQNLARMSSCGPGNSSAITSTILGAIAESNTDGNQQPWLPALYRRQERGTKAPSDTTRLGQ from the exons ATGAAAGCTCCTCAGCAGCACCTTAAACCAACTGACACAGAAGCAAATGTCAAACTTGGTGTTAATAAGATGCATTGCCTGAAGCCAGGCAAATATACCCACATATCACCAG GCAATGTTGGGGCTAAATGCACAACAGGAGATGATCAATCGTTTACTGGCAGTAAGATTGCATTGAAGGGTGGTAGCTCTATGGAAGTACCATTTCTCAACTTGACAAACGTGTCTGCTCAACCACCAAATTATTCTGGAAAAATGAAGCTTCAGTTTTTTCCAATAGATGAGACGATTCAAAAGGTTCTACAGCAG GAGAAACACAATCCTTACCTGGAGTTGACTTTGGCTCCTCGAAAGAAGATGTCCTCAATTGTGCAACATCTCAACACAAAATGGGGTCGTTCTAGTTGTGCAAAAGGCGACCTCATGCTCTTCCCATACAGTGCTAGACCGGATAGCATAGCCAGCAGTAAAAGATGGACTCTTAATGATTCTTGCACTGCTGCTGATGTTTATGTCGCTGTTGGCAGCCCTTCAACATTCCGTTTAAG GTATGGTTGGTTCAAGCCTAATTTGAAGCAACAAATCagcaaaacatccttggcaacaaCGCTCTCTCCAGAAAAGACTATGGGAGACAAACCTTCAGATCCTTTTAAGTTTCCAAGTAGATTTGCCAGTCCATCCGTGGAGTGTAACACAGAACAGAGTGTGGTG GATGACAACCAAAGCAAAGTGGCACCTCTTTCATGGATGGACTGCATATCCAATATCAGTTTTGGAGCACTGTTATCGCAAGCTGTGCCCTCTCAAGACAGCAAACAACCGCCTTTGCAAAATAGCTCgattttccagcagccgcctttGCAAAATAGCTCGATTTTCCAGCAGCAGATTCCAGCCACGTGCGATTCATTCGATGCTGCTATTGCTTCCTTGATCGCTCGGCAGCAAACAGGTAACCAACCAAAGGTGTCAAATCCATCCCCTTGGGACGCAGATGAAACCTGTCATGCATTCCCTCCTCCCCGGAATCAAAATTTAGCCAGGATGTCCTCTTGTGGTCCTGGCAACAGTAGTGCTATTACCTCAACTATCCTTGGTGCAATTGCTGAATCCAATACAGATGGCAACCAGCAACCCTGGCTACCAG CGCTCTACCGAAGGCAGGAAAGAGGAACCAAGGCCCCCTCGGATACCACCAGGCTTGGGCAATAA
- the LOC123410402 gene encoding 60S ribosomal protein L9, with protein sequence MKTILASETMDIPEEVTVKVSAKMISVTGPRGTLTRNFKHLNLDFQLQDGGRKLKVDAWFGTRRTMAAIRTAISHVQNLITGVTKGFRYKMRFVYAHFPINASITAANRGIEIRNFLGEKKVRKVDMLDGVTILRSEKVKDEIVLDGNDIELVSRSAALINQKCHVKNKDIRKFLDGIYVSDKGAIKEE encoded by the exons ATGAAGACCATCCTGGCGTCGGAGACGATGGACATCCCGGAGGAGGTGACGGTGAAGGTGTCGGCCAAGATGATCTCGGTGACGGGGCCGCGCGGCACCCTGACCCgcaacttcaagcacctcaacctCGACTTCCAGCTGCAGGACGGCGGGCGCAAGCTCAAGGTGGACGCCTGGTTCGGCACCCGCCGCACCATGGCCGCCATCCGCACCGCCATCTCCCACGTCCAGAACCTCATCACCGGCGTCACCAAGGGCTTCCGCTACAAGATGCGCTTCGTCTACGCTCACTTCCCCATCAACGCCTCCATCACCGCCGCCAACCGGGGCATCGAGATCCGCAACTTCCTCGGCGAGAAGAAG GTGAGGAAGGTGGACATGCTCGACGGGGTCACCATCTTGCGGTCCGAGAAGGTCAAGGATGAGATCGTCCTCGACGGCAACGACATCGAGCTCGTCTCCCGCTCCGCCGCCCTCATCAACCAG AAATGCCACGTCAAGAACAAGGATATCAGGAAGTTCTTGGATGGTATCTACGTCAGCGACAAGGGCGCCATCAAGGAGGAGTAG
- the LOC123410227 gene encoding F-box/kelch-repeat protein At1g22040-like, producing the protein MGASLSSPSNGKQTSEASKPGSSKKLRPGHYHPRLIPDLPDEISLQILARMPRMSYLSRKMVSRSWKAAITGSELYRVRKELRVDEEWIYILSKGADGKLSWHAFDPLSSRWQRLPLMPGVARGGSRLGGLVSAGFRISGVIRGLLGQEDWLDKIPFCACAVGAVDGCLYVLGGFSRATAIKTVCKYDPSINLWQEVSSMSTARAFGRTGLLNNKLYVVGGVIREETGLAPLQSAEVFDPATGIWADVPNMPFSKAQTLPTAFLADLLKPVATGMTTFGGKLYVPQSLYSWPFFVDVGGEVFDPETCSWSDMPVGLSEGWPGRQAGTKLSAVVDGDLYALEPPTCSDGGKIKIYDPKEDTWKAVVSEVPVGDFAESKSPYLLAGLLGKLHLVIKDMNNMISILQTDALRPMDATGSTCQNPDVSGPWEQGTDVWRMVGSKKFAAAELVSCQALSI; encoded by the coding sequence ATGGGGGCATCTCTCAGCTCCCCCAGCAACGGGAAGCAGACGTCGGAGGCGTCGAAACCAGGTTCCTCGAAGAAGCTGCGCCCCGGTCATTACCACCCAAGGCTGATTCCCGacctcccggatgagatctccctGCAGATCCTCGCGAGGATGCCGAGGATGTCGTATCTTAGCAGAAAGATGGTTTCACGGAGCTGGAAGGCCGCCATCACTGGATCTGAGCTGTATCGGGTGAGGAAGGAGCTCCGTGTGGATGAAGAATGGATTTACATACTGAGCAAGGGAGCCGATGGCAAGCTGTCGTGGCACGCTTTTGATCCACTTAGCAGCCGATGGCAGAGGCTGCCGCTCATGCCCGGAGTTGCTCGTGGGGGGAGCCGTTTGGGCGGTTTGGTGAGTGCTGGGTTTAGGATCTCTGGTGTCATTAGAGGATTGCTTGGTCAGGAGGATTGGTTAGACAAGATTCCCTTTTGTGCTTGCGCCGTTGGAGCGGTCGATGGATGCCTCTATGTTCTGGGTGGGTTCTCCAGAGCCACAGCAATCAAAACTGTGTGCAAGTATGATCCGTCTATAAATTTGTGGCAGGAAGTAAGCTCGATGAGCACCGCTCGAGCGTTTGGCAGGACTGGCCTGTTGAACAACAAGCTGTATGTTGTTGGCGGTGTCATCAGAGAAGAAACTGGATTGGCTCCACTCCAATCTGCTGAAGTGTTTGACCCAGCCACAGGAATCTGGGCAGATGTGCCaaacatgcccttctccaaagcacAAACTCTGCCAACTGCTTTCTTGGCCGACTTACTGAAGCCAGTTGCTACAGGGATGACCACATTTGGAGGCAAGCTATATGTGCCCCAGAGTTTATATTCCTGGCCATTCTTTGTTGATGTTGGAGGCGAGGTGTTTGATCCCGAGACGTGCTCATGGTCAGACATGCCTGTAGGCCTGAGCGAGGGTTGGCCTGGGAGGCAAGCCGGGACAAAATTAAGTGCTGTTGTGGACGGGGACCTGTATGCTCTGGAGCCACCGACTTGTTCTGATGGAGGAAAGATAAAGATATATGATCCTAAGGAGGATACATGGAAGGCTGTTGTTAGCGAGGTACCCGTTGGTGACTTTGCGGAGTCGAAAAGTCCCTACTTGCTTGCAGGGCTTCTTGGGAAGCTCCATTTGGTCATCAAAGATATGAACAACATGATCAGCATCCTGCAAACGGACGCTCTAAGGCCTATGGACGCGACTGGCTCGACATGCCAAAACCCAGATGTCTCTGGGCCTTGGGAGCAAGGCACTGATGTTTGGAGAATGGTGGGCTCAAAGAAATTTGCAGCCGCCGAACTTGTTAGCTGTCAGGCGCTCAGCATATGA